In the genome of Candidatus Omnitrophota bacterium, one region contains:
- a CDS encoding Spy/CpxP family protein refolding chaperone: protein MRKKGINVLALVICGTLMFTLVGPGSAMAYGKKGMDSKIYHKASYMVDNRDELGLTDEQVRQINAIKTAVKKEMIKKNAEIDLVAVDIKTMLQENKVDVKAARDLLDKKYELKKEKAKYLVGEYAALKDMLTDEQMGSLEKMWRDKGKGPCDRK from the coding sequence ATGAGAAAAAAAGGCATTAATGTTCTGGCTCTGGTAATATGTGGGACCTTGATGTTCACGCTGGTCGGGCCTGGATCTGCCATGGCGTATGGGAAGAAGGGGATGGACAGCAAGATATACCATAAAGCCAGTTATATGGTGGATAATCGGGATGAGCTGGGGCTTACCGACGAACAGGTGCGGCAGATAAACGCGATCAAGACCGCGGTGAAGAAGGAAATGATAAAAAAGAACGCTGAAATAGACCTTGTCGCCGTGGACATAAAGACCATGCTCCAGGAGAACAAGGTCGACGTTAAAGCGGCCAGGGACCTCCTTGACAAGAAATACGAGCTGAAAAAAGAGAAAGCGAAGTACCTGGTGGGGGAATACGCGGCTCTGAAGGACATGCTTACGGATGAACAGATGGGTTCGCTCGAGAAGATGTGGCGGGACAAAGGTAAGGGCCCATGTGATAGAAAATAG
- a CDS encoding class I SAM-dependent methyltransferase, with product MRYMARLTDAEIEAARKVFEARYALYRGKGLDFLWNKELVLEKAGPLSGKILDIGSGRGMMALCLARKGYDITSIDNNEVMLRTTVLNLAHEGLNGKVELHKMDAGSLEFPDHSFVNIFMAEALHHISALDGVFNEIDRVLSPEGLFMISDLNDKGLRIIEDVHAAEGRKHESSLLGPEDASEWLEKRGYRVKRYDNACIWMIAARKT from the coding sequence ATGAGGTACATGGCGCGGTTGACCGACGCGGAGATAGAAGCAGCGCGAAAGGTTTTTGAAGCGAGATATGCGCTTTACCGGGGGAAAGGCCTGGATTTTCTTTGGAACAAGGAATTAGTACTGGAGAAAGCCGGGCCGTTGAGCGGCAAGATACTGGATATAGGCTCAGGCAGAGGAATGATGGCGCTTTGCCTGGCGAGGAAAGGATATGATATAACCTCGATAGATAATAACGAGGTTATGCTCAGGACCACCGTCCTCAATCTGGCGCATGAGGGGCTTAATGGCAAAGTAGAACTTCATAAAATGGATGCCGGGTCCCTGGAATTCCCGGACCATTCCTTTGTTAACATTTTTATGGCCGAAGCGCTACATCATATATCGGCCCTGGACGGTGTTTTTAACGAGATAGATAGAGTGTTGTCTCCCGAAGGTCTGTTCATGATCTCGGATCTTAATGATAAGGGCCTCAGGATCATTGAAGATGTGCACGCGGCCGAAGGACGAAAACACGAGAGTTCTCTATTGGGGCCGGAAGACGCAAGTGAGTGGCTGGAAAAAAGAGGCTATCGGGTCAAGAGGTATGATAACGCGTGTATTTGGATGATAGCCGCGCGAAAAACATGA
- a CDS encoding tetratricopeptide repeat protein — protein MRKKRYITGIVTAVLVVAVFFAQGTCLALTIKDSMKLYDEGKREYKREKYDEAIESFKKAVEECPESAMTEVAMYYLGKSYEKAGQKTEAKTVLKGLIEKYGSGKWAVWANNDIKAMD, from the coding sequence ATGAGAAAAAAACGATATATTACGGGTATAGTGACGGCCGTTCTTGTTGTTGCGGTCTTTTTCGCGCAGGGAACGTGTCTGGCGTTGACGATAAAGGACTCGATGAAGCTTTATGATGAAGGCAAGAGGGAATATAAAAGGGAAAAATATGATGAGGCTATTGAAAGTTTCAAAAAAGCGGTAGAGGAATGCCCGGAAAGCGCTATGACGGAAGTGGCCATGTATTACCTCGGGAAGAGCTATGAGAAGGCCGGCCAAAAAACTGAAGCTAAAACTGTCTTGAAAGGGCTTATAGAAAAATATGGGTCTGGCAAATGGGCGGTATGGGCAAATAATGACATAAAAGCCATGGACTGA
- a CDS encoding tetratricopeptide repeat protein → MMGDDILKNNDDLKYPTQYMLLGQSYLIKGKFDKAIKAYQKALRMTPDKPKAQFFLGDAWFKKAVSCRGKEGTKRAKCIHKAVKHYSKAEDLSPDSVVGELARRQRKEANKQKIPGTGM, encoded by the coding sequence ATGATGGGGGATGACATTCTTAAAAATAACGATGACCTGAAATACCCCACGCAATATATGCTGTTAGGGCAAAGCTATCTCATAAAGGGCAAATTCGACAAGGCGATAAAAGCTTACCAGAAAGCGTTGAGGATGACGCCAGATAAGCCCAAGGCCCAGTTCTTTCTGGGAGACGCTTGGTTCAAGAAAGCGGTGAGTTGCCGGGGGAAAGAGGGGACTAAAAGAGCTAAATGTATCCATAAGGCCGTGAAGCATTATAGCAAGGCGGAAGATCTGTCCCCTGATAGCGTTGTCGGCGAACTTGCCCGCAGACAAAGGAAAGAAGCCAACAAACAAAAGATCCCGGGAACGGGGATGTGA
- a CDS encoding 4Fe-4S dicluster domain-containing protein: MRKIVMIDEDKCIGCGACVDLCPTKILYIDRTSGKCGVRDELQCDRLRGCERVCPVGALKIA; this comes from the coding sequence GTGCGTAAAATAGTAATGATCGACGAAGATAAATGTATCGGTTGTGGGGCGTGTGTGGACCTGTGCCCGACGAAGATACTTTATATAGACCGTACCAGCGGGAAATGCGGGGTTAGGGATGAACTCCAATGTGACAGGCTTCGAGGATGCGAGAGGGTATGCCCCGTAGGAGCCCTTAAGATAGCCTGA
- a CDS encoding TMEM175 family protein, translated as MVNDGIIEDKGPQRIEALSDGIFAIAMTILVLSFEVIFDPERSYSNEALVAMLSGLLPDLIYYVMSFMILGIFWIQHHNQFKFIKKSNASLILINIVWLMFITLIPFTTAIVGDHHNTLIAALLFEVNLLLAGMFFALNWIYATSGKRLVQQALDDRMIKWYRKRSLIIPVWSILAIVISLFDPGLGTTVYFTVPVVLYVYVRKTEKYYRRSIV; from the coding sequence ATGGTAAATGACGGTATTATCGAGGACAAAGGGCCACAGAGGATAGAGGCGTTAAGCGACGGGATATTCGCTATAGCCATGACGATATTAGTCCTTAGTTTCGAGGTGATCTTCGACCCGGAACGTTCTTACAGTAACGAAGCCCTTGTCGCGATGTTGTCGGGGCTATTGCCCGACCTTATATACTACGTCATGAGCTTCATGATATTGGGTATCTTCTGGATACAACACCATAACCAGTTCAAGTTCATAAAAAAAAGCAATGCCTCGCTCATATTGATCAATATCGTGTGGCTTATGTTCATTACCCTTATCCCTTTCACAACGGCTATAGTAGGGGATCATCACAATACGCTCATAGCGGCATTACTTTTTGAGGTCAATCTGCTGCTGGCGGGCATGTTCTTCGCGTTGAACTGGATATACGCCACTTCGGGGAAGAGATTAGTTCAACAGGCGCTTGACGACCGGATGATCAAATGGTACAGGAAAAGAAGCTTGATAATCCCGGTCTGGTCGATACTGGCCATAGTGATATCATTATTTGACCCGGGGCTTGGTACCACGGTGTATTTTACGGTACCGGTAGTCCTTTACGTATACGTAAGAAAGACTGAGAAATATTACCGCCGATCTATCGTATGA
- a CDS encoding GGDEF domain-containing protein has protein sequence MLFPGFPKDYETSFLDFYRNQTFLQYRFSLAAAIFLYCIVGILDYWVVPEIVMKTLTMRFLIVAPFCSIVLITSFYVKKDKFLQLAGAAIVTLAGVLVVWMIALARGTENHPYYAGLLTVIFYGYGVVRLRFIYSCIPGWIIMLSYIIAFWTGAIILSPQVFYTNASFLLIGNVIGMLISYFLERGMRTEYRQLMDLEKMNKELEEVSLTDSLTNVANRRCFDKRFSEEWHRAFREKKELSLILLDVDHFKEYNDNEGHKAGDKCLSTIAFYIKRNINRPGDFVARYGGEEFIIVLPGTPEWGAHFIAEKIRKDIESLGLSYMSDGKIRKVTISLGVFSRVPSEEHTSRLFFVSVDKALYSAKNSGRNNTVVG, from the coding sequence ATGCTTTTTCCTGGGTTCCCTAAAGATTATGAGACCTCGTTCCTGGATTTCTACCGGAACCAGACCTTCCTGCAATACAGGTTCTCCCTGGCCGCGGCTATATTCCTGTATTGCATAGTCGGCATCCTGGACTACTGGGTGGTCCCTGAGATAGTCATGAAGACCTTGACCATGCGTTTTCTCATCGTAGCGCCCTTTTGTTCTATTGTGCTCATAACCAGCTTTTATGTTAAGAAGGATAAATTCCTGCAACTGGCCGGCGCGGCGATAGTAACACTGGCCGGCGTTCTTGTAGTCTGGATGATAGCGCTGGCCCGGGGGACAGAGAACCACCCATATTACGCGGGGCTTCTTACCGTCATTTTCTACGGTTATGGTGTCGTGAGGCTGCGTTTCATATATTCCTGTATCCCCGGATGGATCATAATGTTGTCATATATCATAGCTTTTTGGACCGGGGCCATAATCCTGTCCCCGCAGGTGTTCTATACTAACGCCTCGTTCCTGTTGATAGGCAACGTTATCGGGATGCTTATCAGTTATTTTCTCGAGCGCGGTATGAGGACCGAGTACCGCCAACTGATGGACCTGGAAAAAATGAACAAGGAACTGGAAGAGGTCTCCCTTACCGACAGCTTAACGAACGTGGCCAACAGAAGATGTTTCGACAAGAGGTTCTCCGAAGAATGGCACCGGGCGTTCAGGGAAAAGAAAGAACTCTCCCTCATCCTTCTGGACGTGGACCATTTTAAGGAATACAACGACAACGAGGGTCATAAGGCCGGTGACAAATGTCTATCGACGATAGCCTTTTACATAAAAAGGAACATTAACCGGCCCGGGGATTTTGTCGCGCGGTACGGCGGGGAGGAATTCATCATAGTATTACCCGGCACACCGGAGTGGGGCGCGCACTTTATAGCCGAGAAGATAAGGAAAGATATCGAGTCTCTCGGTCTCTCGTATATGTCAGACGGCAAGATACGCAAGGTCACCATAAGCCTGGGTGTTTTTTCCCGGGTGCCAAGCGAAGAGCATACCTCTCGCCTTTTCTTCGTTTCCGTGGACAAAGCTCTTTATTCCGCGAAGAACAGCGGCAGGAACAATACTGTGGTAGGCTAG
- a CDS encoding peptidylprolyl isomerase, with amino-acid sequence MKRAKAKHILVDSKEKCAEIIARIEAGEDFSDIACECSLCPSGKQGGDLGEFSQGDMVPEFDKVVFSGELNKVHGPVKTAFGYHLIMITMRNDQ; translated from the coding sequence ATGAAAAGAGCCAAAGCAAAACATATTCTCGTTGATTCCAAGGAAAAGTGCGCGGAGATCATCGCACGCATTGAGGCGGGTGAGGATTTCTCCGATATTGCCTGTGAGTGTTCTCTTTGCCCGTCGGGGAAACAGGGCGGGGACCTGGGTGAGTTCTCCCAGGGGGATATGGTGCCCGAGTTCGATAAGGTCGTGTTCAGTGGGGAGCTCAACAAGGTGCATGGCCCGGTGAAAACAGCTTTCGGGTACCACTTGATAATGATAACCATGAGGAACGATCAATGA
- a CDS encoding antibiotic biosynthesis monooxygenase: MAFLENKVAVVTRIRAKRGMREWLEKELIKMMSPLRSKEGCINYSIHRHSTDMDLLMTYEVWESMKEMVDDKEPSHITHFTRTHGKEIEGMPETTVWDLVV; encoded by the coding sequence ATGGCGTTTCTGGAAAACAAGGTCGCTGTAGTTACGAGGATCAGGGCAAAAAGAGGAATGAGGGAATGGCTTGAAAAAGAACTTATCAAGATGATGTCCCCACTGCGGTCCAAAGAAGGGTGCATAAACTATTCTATACATAGACATTCCACGGATATGGATCTCCTGATGACATATGAAGTCTGGGAAAGCATGAAGGAGATGGTGGATGATAAGGAACCGTCCCATATAACGCATTTTACCAGGACCCACGGGAAAGAGATCGAGGGAATGCCTGAGACCACCGTATGGGACCTCGTCGTGTAA
- a CDS encoding (d)CMP kinase, translated as MFHPSPNWVDMPRPGRERDQKKTVMTRGPWDKRAAFTPKMKRIISSLVICLFLSNDTVFAALPRYDNMDPSETLQVQSIFKPVTDHVGRENAEALRIETALILAMALRDGEMPFHEINAELDKWYSRIDGKARLMEVLPGGVWKEDGRTVVAVTVVRGPYKGKKLKISSTCRSIQDIQKDETRINIEPADAEDVAAAEPVQDEYLKIMPMEIARARKAPKAEIIYTARIKDEGKRREMIDGAIKAYRDDVPDVVVDYDDGIDRSRDDMIIIRELGGPILGFVSYGKVGRTGYKIYFHYVMRQERGRGVGRNLLRELVTELSRDIDKENRWRLTTTFLTYNGENIWSGMFGPGTIKGEVRLDTGEYIRRAHLDLRKYPDVRTGPIYAKQPILNDSFVATIDGPSGTGKSSSASEAAKMLGAVFFSAGKIYRLITWLALKEGLDIKKDMDRSTKEELRKIAENIDMAKFRMEETEGTTRSFYGEQEITEIFYSEDISGNVPFVSAIPEIRWFAVRKIREMIDTLRARGVSVVLEGRTTGIEIAPDADIKIYMTASPEERAERRTRQMVKKEGLEASYCNVIGTTPGEYARIAESVSEEERFGRMVEAVAGSIARRDELDEHREHMPSRRPKNAVVLDSSGKTLETTIREVVDNIEIARIRGLVERNIKLDEEGFSRLNTFYYKYRKLAGQFEGKGSDMWGRGPDRMEEYMKPEHIADMFYLSEVYEFDMWDLLGEKRSTKWVSGTGPDRVEYEFRIEENSDIAMVEIGPDGNELREVARAERGSYGVRNYQDNRGRGLGNFIIKTHYLILWAKRYIRREDVLIAALGGAGLIGYYDTIGATTYRDSDGDMRASIELVGGISAAILDPRQAAKIKSLDPRIWRVWSQRNMDRYLSLVEQVDPEVLEKAHKDFSDEHSAEKIETVREITPGTVANYVLLKMMEAKRSEKAAVGPAAPSGRMEFTPLAATDAFYALKEEAGKEVSAAVSASSISVDKDTGKTRYLTVGKKFTPIMAQVYVKEGAKWDIPVGVEFPGHLSSIINGDNGALVLTTGPFYAKVEGAPTIAYVRPLTDQEVYERYGLRRVYGKDDKPFEMPALGIAGRSMLLPIPYTVVTSRTSSGERIIRTTDDLRSGGEESRHVFGLEFKNAGTPSYEKHNINSSFPATVIDEYVGKPGIFLDWWHQLATRNPVGLGDEYGTTIPREISVLNDGGSLTRWTLANMTLEAPYVITLRVPVGDYRRLSSFFDTDGAPKKKEFNDALDELGFGSLEEYFREMCRNYGRNMRRLVNNNIMESTHGSMINTDMLGNITDLGDFWEIAGENERFLRHGVDARIDNLIKVLDLAGEENKAVQNEALKYFAAAYFGGEMNVNMIEMSVDDPDRLKDAVYQHALGMIRVIGEAGEAAAGELARRVSEARDNVQRSHVAAIMAFTGLKRHLEAVFDDPSMPGKMAPVHIVVDLSLISGLDRRDMEANITTWAHLMLLCRDLENVRFSFRQPYPVDMKTMPESLLTEIRNGASEEEVRFLLKGRIRELSVLFGQDIDADAIMNGKLNADQAENAIEIPILSKAWLEWMRDSGMELGPGEFPVAMDGLTGINNKQVVFRNFEAALMIGLSKAALVIAKRRGRGVSALEEEEMNKVIEDTRMLSRLRDLYAVLSDGSIGITEKTLKNMVYDDSSTRINLAISLAIPPMARMPVEKLLELHSAMQDLLKAA; from the coding sequence ATGTTCCATCCTTCCCCAAATTGGGTGGATATGCCCCGGCCGGGACGGGAAAGGGACCAGAAGAAGACCGTTATGACACGCGGACCATGGGACAAAAGAGCGGCATTTACCCCAAAGATGAAACGGATAATTTCATCTTTGGTCATATGCCTGTTCCTGTCCAACGATACCGTATTTGCCGCATTGCCGCGTTATGATAACATGGATCCGTCGGAGACCCTCCAGGTACAATCCATATTCAAACCTGTTACAGATCATGTAGGACGCGAGAACGCCGAAGCGCTGCGTATCGAGACGGCTCTTATACTGGCCATGGCCCTAAGGGATGGAGAGATGCCTTTCCACGAGATCAACGCCGAACTTGATAAATGGTACAGCCGGATAGACGGTAAAGCGCGTCTTATGGAAGTGCTGCCGGGAGGGGTATGGAAAGAAGATGGCCGTACTGTAGTGGCTGTTACCGTGGTCAGGGGGCCGTACAAGGGTAAAAAACTGAAGATATCTTCCACTTGCCGCAGTATACAGGATATCCAGAAGGATGAGACCCGCATCAATATAGAACCGGCGGATGCGGAAGACGTTGCCGCCGCGGAACCTGTCCAAGATGAATATTTAAAGATAATGCCCATGGAGATAGCCAGGGCCCGCAAGGCGCCTAAGGCGGAGATCATATATACCGCCAGGATAAAGGATGAAGGTAAACGCAGGGAGATGATAGACGGGGCTATAAAGGCTTACAGGGATGATGTGCCGGATGTCGTGGTGGATTATGACGACGGGATAGACCGGTCACGTGACGATATGATAATCATACGTGAGCTGGGTGGGCCGATACTGGGGTTCGTCTCGTACGGGAAGGTCGGTCGTACCGGGTATAAGATCTACTTTCATTATGTCATGAGGCAGGAAAGAGGGCGTGGTGTCGGGCGTAATCTCCTGCGGGAACTCGTGACGGAGCTTTCGCGCGATATTGATAAGGAAAATCGATGGAGATTAACTACGACGTTCCTGACCTACAATGGCGAGAATATATGGAGCGGGATGTTCGGTCCGGGCACGATAAAGGGAGAAGTAAGGCTCGACACCGGGGAGTATATCAGGAGAGCCCACCTGGATCTGAGGAAATATCCGGATGTCAGGACTGGCCCGATCTACGCTAAACAACCCATACTTAACGATAGTTTTGTAGCGACGATAGATGGCCCATCGGGGACGGGGAAATCCTCATCCGCGTCCGAAGCGGCAAAAATGCTGGGGGCGGTGTTCTTTTCGGCCGGAAAGATATACCGGCTTATAACATGGCTTGCCCTTAAGGAAGGGTTGGATATAAAAAAAGATATGGACCGGTCCACTAAGGAGGAACTTCGCAAGATAGCGGAGAATATCGACATGGCGAAGTTCCGCATGGAAGAAACGGAAGGGACTACGCGTTCTTTTTATGGAGAACAAGAGATCACGGAGATATTCTATTCCGAGGATATTTCCGGCAACGTGCCTTTTGTCTCGGCCATACCCGAGATACGATGGTTCGCCGTCAGGAAGATAAGGGAAATGATAGACACGCTTCGGGCGCGTGGGGTCTCTGTGGTGCTTGAGGGGAGGACCACGGGAATAGAGATCGCCCCGGATGCTGATATAAAAATATACATGACCGCCAGTCCCGAGGAGCGCGCGGAACGCAGGACACGCCAGATGGTGAAAAAGGAAGGCCTTGAAGCCTCTTATTGCAATGTTATAGGAACTACGCCTGGTGAGTACGCGCGTATAGCGGAGAGCGTCTCCGAGGAAGAACGTTTCGGGAGAATGGTCGAGGCAGTAGCCGGGAGCATCGCGCGTAGGGATGAGCTTGACGAACATCGAGAACATATGCCGTCACGCCGGCCGAAGAACGCCGTTGTGCTGGATTCGAGCGGAAAGACACTTGAGACCACCATTCGGGAGGTGGTGGACAATATAGAGATAGCGCGTATCCGGGGACTTGTGGAGAGGAATATCAAATTGGACGAAGAAGGGTTTTCCCGGCTCAACACATTCTATTACAAATACCGCAAGCTTGCCGGACAGTTCGAGGGTAAGGGGTCGGATATGTGGGGGCGAGGTCCTGACAGGATGGAAGAATATATGAAACCCGAACATATCGCTGATATGTTCTATCTGTCCGAGGTGTATGAATTCGATATGTGGGACCTTCTGGGCGAGAAAAGAAGCACAAAATGGGTCAGCGGGACTGGGCCGGATCGGGTCGAATATGAGTTCAGGATAGAGGAGAACAGTGACATTGCCATGGTTGAGATAGGGCCGGATGGGAATGAATTAAGGGAGGTAGCCCGGGCGGAAAGGGGAAGCTACGGCGTCAGGAACTACCAGGACAACCGCGGTCGCGGACTGGGGAACTTCATAATAAAGACGCATTATCTTATCCTGTGGGCCAAGCGATATATAAGGCGCGAGGATGTGCTGATAGCCGCTTTGGGCGGCGCGGGGCTCATTGGATATTACGATACGATAGGGGCGACCACCTACCGGGATAGCGATGGCGATATGCGCGCGTCGATAGAGCTTGTCGGCGGTATTTCCGCTGCCATACTGGACCCGCGGCAGGCCGCAAAGATAAAGAGCCTGGACCCGCGCATATGGCGGGTATGGAGCCAGCGTAACATGGACAGGTACCTGTCCCTTGTTGAGCAAGTGGACCCGGAAGTGCTGGAGAAAGCCCATAAGGATTTTTCCGATGAGCATAGCGCGGAAAAAATAGAGACCGTACGAGAGATAACCCCGGGAACGGTAGCTAATTACGTTCTCTTGAAGATGATGGAGGCGAAAAGATCGGAAAAGGCCGCTGTCGGGCCGGCGGCGCCATCCGGGAGGATGGAGTTCACTCCTCTTGCCGCGACGGACGCGTTCTATGCCCTCAAGGAAGAAGCTGGAAAGGAAGTATCAGCCGCAGTGTCGGCAAGCAGCATAAGTGTCGATAAAGATACCGGTAAAACAAGGTACCTTACGGTAGGCAAGAAATTCACGCCGATAATGGCGCAAGTTTACGTAAAAGAAGGGGCCAAGTGGGATATTCCGGTCGGCGTGGAATTCCCTGGACATTTGAGTTCGATCATCAACGGGGATAACGGGGCGCTTGTCCTGACGACAGGTCCTTTTTACGCCAAAGTCGAAGGCGCTCCGACCATCGCGTATGTCAGGCCGCTTACCGACCAGGAAGTATATGAAAGATATGGGTTACGCAGGGTATATGGTAAGGACGATAAGCCCTTCGAGATGCCCGCGCTGGGGATAGCGGGAAGGTCCATGCTTCTTCCCATACCGTATACGGTAGTGACCTCCAGGACGAGTAGTGGAGAAAGGATCATAAGGACCACGGACGACCTCAGGTCCGGAGGGGAGGAAAGCCGGCACGTGTTCGGGCTGGAGTTCAAGAACGCGGGAACGCCGTCATATGAAAAACATAATATAAACTCAAGCTTTCCGGCGACCGTGATAGATGAATACGTGGGTAAACCCGGGATATTCCTGGATTGGTGGCACCAGCTGGCTACAAGGAACCCCGTGGGGCTTGGAGATGAGTACGGTACGACCATCCCGCGCGAGATATCGGTGCTTAATGACGGTGGCAGCCTGACCAGGTGGACGCTCGCGAATATGACGCTGGAAGCGCCGTATGTAATTACCCTGCGTGTGCCTGTGGGGGATTACAGACGCCTTTCGTCCTTCTTTGATACGGATGGAGCGCCTAAGAAGAAAGAGTTTAATGACGCGTTGGATGAATTAGGATTCGGTTCCCTGGAGGAATATTTCAGGGAGATGTGCCGTAATTACGGACGCAACATGCGCAGACTGGTGAACAATAACATTATGGAGAGTACCCATGGATCAATGATAAACACGGATATGCTCGGCAATATCACTGACTTGGGGGATTTTTGGGAGATAGCGGGCGAGAACGAACGCTTTCTGAGACACGGGGTCGATGCCAGGATAGATAACCTGATAAAGGTCTTAGATCTTGCTGGGGAGGAGAACAAGGCTGTCCAGAACGAAGCGTTAAAATATTTTGCGGCGGCATATTTCGGCGGGGAAATGAACGTGAACATGATCGAAATGAGCGTGGACGACCCGGACAGGCTTAAGGACGCGGTCTACCAGCACGCGCTTGGTATGATCAGGGTTATCGGTGAGGCCGGAGAAGCGGCCGCCGGTGAGCTTGCTCGGAGGGTCAGTGAAGCGCGGGACAATGTACAACGGTCCCATGTCGCGGCGATCATGGCGTTTACCGGGCTTAAGAGACATCTCGAGGCTGTTTTTGATGATCCTTCCATGCCGGGAAAGATGGCTCCGGTGCATATTGTAGTGGACCTTTCCCTTATATCAGGGCTGGACCGGCGGGATATGGAGGCGAACATAACAACGTGGGCGCATTTGATGCTCTTATGCCGGGACCTGGAGAATGTCCGGTTCAGTTTCAGGCAACCTTATCCCGTGGACATGAAGACCATGCCCGAAAGTCTGCTTACGGAGATAAGGAACGGCGCGTCCGAGGAAGAAGTGAGATTCCTCTTGAAGGGCAGGATACGTGAGCTTTCGGTACTTTTCGGCCAGGATATAGACGCGGACGCCATAATGAACGGGAAGCTTAACGCCGACCAGGCGGAGAATGCCATAGAAATACCTATTTTGTCGAAGGCCTGGCTTGAGTGGATGAGGGATAGTGGTATGGAGCTTGGGCCTGGAGAGTTCCCGGTAGCTATGGACGGACTGACCGGAATTAATAACAAGCAGGTCGTTTTCAGGAATTTTGAAGCCGCGCTTATGATCGGCCTGTCCAAGGCCGCTCTTGTGATAGCGAAAAGAAGAGGCCGGGGTGTAAGCGCGCTTGAAGAAGAAGAAATGAACAAGGTAATAGAGGATACCCGCATGCTTTCGCGTTTGAGGGACCTGTACGCTGTTCTATCCGACGGCAGTATAGGTATAACCGAAAAGACACTGAAGAACATGGTCTATGATGACTCGTCAACCAGGATCAACCTGGCCATATCCCTGGCTATACCTCCTATGGCGCGTATGCCTGTGGAAAAACTACTGGAACTCCATTCCGCTATGCAAGACCTGCTCAAGGCCGCTTAA